The proteins below are encoded in one region of Parus major isolate Abel chromosome 7, Parus_major1.1, whole genome shotgun sequence:
- the LOC107207636 gene encoding aryl hydrocarbon receptor-like: MYAGRKRKKPVPKSPKPPPPEGVKSNPSKRHRDRLNQELNKLTGLLPFPEDVRSRLDKLSILRLAVGYLKVKSYLMATSPKVSNCMDQPRAPGGDRRTEPQGDRELFPEGELLLQALNGFVIAVTGDGYIFYISPTVQDYLGFHQSDLIYQSVYELIHADDRATFRHQLHRTPLHAADTFPSEQPLLAGCSITARPQHLHAQKQSFVERNFTCRFRCLLDNSSGFLALNLHGRLKFLLGQQKSAADKSPVALFAIATLLQPLSILELRTKTLIFQTKHKLDFTPMACDSRGKVVLGYTEVELCRRGSGYQFVHAADMMHCAEHHVRMMKTGESGLTVFRLLTKRGSWLWVQANARLVYKGDRPDCIIARQRALSNEEGEEHLRKRNVQLPFSFATGEAVLYGNDLPGFLDSFQTKAELQVQASSNSEQHVVDPSSLLGAMLKQDASIYNSNADNVPQFSLPGFIPEPDGLSQNEDISSAKEDSNSLLVVIETLFEKSEVDGNICQSLGVDSTELQQWEEALLSLEAEEELPAQGLQRPGTKVTSCVEQMLLREAAGKNLDFPPCHEENSAVTHFQRCWAAGSVLPAPAQPRAAGTRGGHGAVGSVASVTSEGSSAQPEQQGPFNPARPVAGTVLGIPVSGSKSSAALQLASQAFQAEATPSAAVGGTVPTAQSQPGCQLVGSSCPPPLHSNKLVTLWHNVPLQTNPASCPWEAWLARAPKQLEAAGAHVESQTLPAGSPESPPGAGLWLPPLSQSVPCSAQGSKESLFRRDGKLCDVEAALPAPLGVRQLPGHGSFPKQPLAAHVEHSFSWKGEQAVLQEDKWFSQLWLPQAGAASQRSHGEGPVHPSRLLLDPSTDPSAHQMDCVVLPECQYGNSLFRHESSFLRDAAKVSFPQQLGALPRPTENHPGAPCSSPGSVSRCSAAFPAKVAGAPLCAGQGPGCPSVPFSAGQPPMPVRSSSR, translated from the exons CTACATCTCCAAAGGTCAGCAACTGCATGGATCAGcccagagccccaggaggggaCAGAAGGACAGAGCCACAGGGTGACAGGGAGCTGTTTCCTgagggggagctgctgctccag GCACTCAATGGATTTGTCATCGCTGTGACTGGAGACGGTTACATTTTCTACATCTCCCCTACTGTGCAGGACTACCTGGGCTTCCACCAG TCAGATCTCATCTACCAGAGTGTGTATGAGCTAATCCATGCGGACGACAGGGCCACCTTCCGTCACCAGCTGCACAGGACCCCACTGCACGCTGCTGACA cctttccctctgAGCAGCCGCTGCTGGCTGGATGCAGTATCACAGCCCGCCCCCAGCACCTCCATGCTCAGAAGCAATCCTTTGTGGAGAGAAACTTCACCTGCCGCTTCCGCTGCCTGCTGGATAACTCCTCGGGATTCCTG GCCTTGAATTTGCATGGGCGCCTGAAGTTCCTTCTTGGGCAGCAAAAGTCAGCAGCAGACAAGTCCCCAGTTGCTCTCTTTGCCATCGCCACACTCCTCCAGCCTCTCTCCATCCTGGAACTCCGGACCAAGACGCTGATCTTTCAGACAAAGCACAAGCTGGACTTCACTCCCATGGCCTGTGATTCCCG GGGCAAGGTTGTCCTGGGATACACGGAGgtggagctgtgcaggagggGTTCCGGGTACCAGTTTGTGCATGCGGCTGACATGATGCACTGCGCAGAGCACCACGTGAGAA TGATGAAGACGGGGGAGAGCGGGCTGACGGTGTTCCGGCTGCTGACCAAGAGGGGCAGCTGGCTGTGGGTGCAGGCCAACGCACGGCTGGTGTACAAAGGGGACAGGCCTGACTGCATCATCGCCCGCCAGCGAGCCCTGTC GAATGAAGAAGGGGAGGAACATCTCCGGAAGAGAAACGTGCAGCTGCCTTTCAGCTTTGCCACGGGGGAAGCAGTCTTGTATGGGAATGACCTTCCTGGGTTCTTGGACTCGTTCCAAACCAAGGCAGAGTTGCAGGTGCAAGCAAGCTCCAACTCAGAGCAGCACGTGGTAGaccccagctctctccttgGGGCCATGTTGAAGCAGGATGCATCCATATACAATTCCAATGCTGATAACGTGCCTCAGTTCTCCCTGCCAGGCTTCATCCCTGAGCCCGATGGGCTGAGCCAGAATGAGGACATCAGCAGTGCCAAGGAGGACAGCAACTCCCTCCTGGTGGTCATCGAAACCCTCTTTGAGAAGAGTGAGGTGGATGGAAACATCTGCCAGAGCCTCGGCGtggacagcacagagctgcagcagtgggaggaggctctgctcagcctggaggcagaggaggagctgccagctcaggggCTCCAGAGGCCGGGCACCAAGGTGACATCCTGTGTGGAGCAGATGCTCCTcagggaggctgctgggaaGAACCTGGACTTCCCACCCTGCCATGAGGAAAACAGTGCTGTGACTCACTTCCAGCGCTGCTGGGCAGCTGGTTCGGTGttgccagccccagcacagccccggGCAGCGGGCACACGGGGAGGCCATGGGGCTGTGGGCTCTGTAGCTTCCGTTACCTCtgagggcagctctgcccagccagagcagcagggcccATTTAATCCAGCCAGGCCGGTGGCAGGGACGGTGCTGGGCATCCCTGTCTCTGGCAGCAAATCCTCTGCAGCACTTCAGCTGGCAAGCCAAGCATTTCAGGCAGAAGCTaccccctctgctgctgtgggtggcaCTGTTCCTACTGCTCAGAGCCAGCCTGGGTGCCAGCTGGTGGGCTCAAGCTGCCCACCCCCATTGCACTCAAACAAGTTGGTGACTCTGTGGCACAATGTCCCCCTCCAGACAAACCCAGCCAGTTGCCCATGGGAGGCTTGGCTGGCCAGAGCTCCGAAacagctggaagctgcaggagcacatGTGGAATCCCAAACTCTGCCAGCTGGCAGCCCTGAGAGCCCCCCGGGGGCTGGGCTGTGGTTGCCACCCCTGTCCCAGTCTGTTCCTTGCTCTGCCCAGGGCTCAAAAGAGTCCCTGTTCCGCAGGGATGGGAAGCTCTGTGATGTGgaggctgctctccctgcacccTTAGGAGTCAGGCAGTTGCCAGGGCATGGCAGCTTCCCCAAACAGCCCCTGGCAGCCCATGTAGagcacagcttttcctggaaAGGGGAGCAGGCAGTGCTCCAAGAGGACAAGTGGTTCTCGCAGCTGTGGCtcccacaggctggggcagcttcTCAAAGGAGCCACGGGGAAGGGCCAGTGCACCCCAGCAGGCTCCTGCTGGACCCCAGCACAGATCCCAGTGCCCACCAGATGGACTGCGTTGTGCTGCCTGAATGCCAGTATGGAAACAGCCTTTTTAGGCATGAGAGCAGCTTCCTGAGGGATGCTGCTAAAGTGtcctttccccagcagctgggtGCTTTGCCTCGTCCCACTGAGAACCACCCTGGAGCACCCTGCTCCTCACCGGGCTCAGTTTCGAGGTGctcagcagctttccctgcGAAGGTTGCAGGAGCACCCctgtgtgctgggcagggcCCTGGCTGCCCCTCAGTTCCCTTCTCAGCTGGGCAGCCCCCCATGCCTGTGAGATCCAGCTCAAGGTGA